One Novosphingobium sp. G106 DNA segment encodes these proteins:
- a CDS encoding AI-2E family transporter: MPIVIFCGFAVLQIAISNFVYPILQGKRLSLSPLAIIVAMTFWGWAWGLAGALIAVPLTAATVLICDQFERSRWIAKLLSD; encoded by the coding sequence ATGCCCATCGTTATTTTTTGCGGTTTCGCCGTGTTGCAGATAGCCATAAGCAACTTCGTCTATCCGATCCTGCAAGGCAAAAGGCTGTCGCTTTCCCCGCTAGCGATCATTGTGGCGATGACCTTCTGGGGTTGGGCCTGGGGCCTTGCTGGCGCTCTGATAGCGGTACCACTCACTGCAGCTACGGTCCTTATCTGTGATCAGTTTGAGCGCAGCCGATGGATCGCCAAACTGCTGTCCGACTAG
- a CDS encoding AI-2E family transporter produces the protein MLTIATLILVVAALRASYSVSMPLLFAAVIVAALWPLKLWLDRRLPSWLSYVLTIAALVIILTIFAAAVYLSVGQLLGVLSAQWPKIAELYDLAIDRAREWGIKTGAGFLDQRRVFGFAQALASSVYSFVTYAGFIGLLVILGMPEVARLNAKIEVELEPHVGTAVRGAMVSISEQVRRYFGTTLATSLMTGIASTLWALATGLEMPIVWGLLNFLLNFIPVIGNIIGIVPPGPIRCLTV, from the coding sequence TTGCTGACGATCGCGACCTTGATCCTCGTCGTCGCGGCATTGCGCGCCAGTTACTCGGTATCGATGCCGCTCCTGTTCGCGGCCGTCATCGTGGCGGCCCTGTGGCCGCTCAAATTGTGGTTGGATCGGCGACTGCCGAGCTGGCTCAGCTACGTGCTGACCATCGCAGCGCTCGTTATCATTCTGACCATTTTCGCCGCGGCCGTGTACCTTTCGGTCGGGCAGCTTCTCGGCGTTCTGAGTGCGCAGTGGCCCAAAATTGCTGAACTTTACGATCTGGCCATCGATCGAGCGCGCGAATGGGGGATCAAGACGGGTGCGGGCTTCCTCGATCAGCGCCGCGTATTCGGTTTCGCCCAAGCGCTGGCTTCAAGCGTCTACAGCTTCGTCACCTACGCCGGCTTCATCGGCCTGTTGGTCATCCTGGGAATGCCCGAAGTAGCAAGGCTGAACGCGAAGATCGAAGTCGAACTTGAGCCGCATGTCGGCACTGCCGTACGCGGCGCGATGGTATCGATTTCCGAGCAAGTTCGGCGCTATTTCGGCACGACGCTTGCCACGAGCCTGATGACCGGCATCGCATCGACGCTATGGGCGCTGGCGACTGGTCTGGAGATGCCGATCGTTTGGGGATTGCTCAATTTCCTGCTCAACTTTATCCCGGTCATCGGCAACATCATCGGTATAGTCCCCCCCGGCCCTATACGCTGCCTTACAGTTTGA
- a CDS encoding DUF2254 domain-containing protein: MRARILRVRDMLQQSYWFLPSIMACAAVLLAGCMIWLDSHEGSAWMDRFAWFYASRPSGARQVLAAIGGSMITVAGTVFSVTIAAVVYASGQYGPRLLSNFMRDRGNQVTLGTFIATFLYCLIVLRTIRSPEEAGGVGFVPNVALLVAVLLAICSIAVLIFFIHHVPSKLHINSVIEDVGQLLIHEVEHRFPRFIGKPKTADSGDGVPTSPALCHGTSDGDAPNGKLVAARSTGYIQVMRDEDLLALAAEHDLVLRLRYQPGDFVHRGRALLEVWPPEGCDKDICRKLSDAFAIGSQRTALQDLRFLIDELVEIAARALSPGVNDPFTAVTCLDWLGAAMTELSGRDVPSHLREDESGALRVVARPQTFSHFMDRGFGALAQYCAGDMVAALNFLNALGEIAIACEDSKRLATVGTYIERLELLAQRQLHGFNQEAVANRAQSLLRALAEPDYQRRLQHEAVWLGGSA, encoded by the coding sequence ATGAGGGCGCGCATTCTGCGTGTCAGGGACATGCTTCAGCAAAGCTACTGGTTCCTGCCTTCGATCATGGCCTGTGCTGCCGTACTGCTCGCGGGGTGCATGATCTGGCTCGACAGCCATGAAGGTTCGGCATGGATGGACCGCTTCGCCTGGTTCTACGCTTCCCGCCCAAGCGGAGCGCGCCAGGTCCTTGCGGCCATCGGCGGTTCGATGATCACCGTGGCCGGCACCGTGTTCTCGGTGACCATAGCCGCCGTGGTCTACGCCTCGGGCCAATACGGCCCTCGCCTCCTCAGCAATTTCATGCGCGATCGCGGCAATCAGGTGACCTTGGGCACCTTCATCGCGACTTTCCTCTATTGCCTTATCGTCCTGCGCACGATCCGCTCCCCGGAAGAAGCCGGCGGCGTCGGTTTCGTCCCCAACGTTGCGCTGCTCGTCGCGGTGCTCCTGGCGATCTGCTCGATCGCAGTGCTCATTTTCTTTATCCATCACGTTCCAAGTAAGCTTCACATCAACAGCGTGATCGAAGACGTCGGGCAACTCTTGATTCACGAGGTCGAACATCGCTTTCCCCGCTTTATCGGCAAGCCGAAAACTGCCGACTCCGGAGATGGCGTTCCAACGTCGCCGGCTCTCTGCCACGGCACCAGCGATGGGGATGCCCCGAACGGTAAATTGGTAGCGGCGCGGAGCACGGGTTATATCCAGGTCATGCGTGACGAGGATCTGCTCGCGCTCGCGGCGGAACATGACCTCGTTTTGCGTCTGCGCTACCAGCCAGGCGACTTTGTGCATCGGGGGCGTGCGCTGCTGGAAGTATGGCCGCCCGAAGGCTGCGACAAGGATATTTGCCGGAAGCTGTCGGACGCCTTCGCCATCGGTTCGCAGCGCACGGCGCTGCAGGATCTGCGCTTCCTCATCGATGAGTTGGTCGAGATCGCCGCGCGCGCGCTGTCTCCGGGCGTGAACGATCCTTTTACTGCTGTGACCTGCCTTGACTGGCTCGGCGCTGCCATGACGGAATTGTCAGGCCGAGACGTGCCCTCGCATTTGCGCGAGGACGAAAGCGGAGCGCTGCGGGTCGTGGCGCGGCCTCAGACATTCAGCCATTTCATGGACCGAGGTTTCGGTGCGCTCGCGCAATACTGTGCCGGCGACATGGTCGCTGCGCTCAATTTCCTGAATGCTCTGGGCGAAATCGCGATCGCCTGCGAGGACTCCAAACGTCTTGCTACCGTCGGAACCTACATCGAGCGATTGGAGCTGCTGGCCCAGCGCCAGCTGCATGGCTTCAATCAAGAGGCCGTGGCGAACCGGGCACAGTCCTTGCTGCGGGCTTTGGCGGAGCCGGACTATCAGCGGCGCCTGCAACACGAGGCGGTATGGTTGGGTGGCTCCGCCTGA
- a CDS encoding DUF421 domain-containing protein, with translation MLFDTWQGLLRIVVMSAMSYPALILILRLTGKRTLAKMNAFDLVVTVGLGSTLATVILSKDVALVEGVLTFALLTLLQLAVALSARRYVLISRLVKSNPRILFCDGQFIEHALRDERVVRGEIEAAVRGAGIGDLAAVAAVVLETDGSFSVISRRSAGARTALPQGASA, from the coding sequence ATGCTCTTCGATACGTGGCAGGGCCTTTTGCGGATCGTCGTAATGTCGGCGATGTCGTATCCTGCGCTGATCTTAATTTTGCGCCTGACCGGCAAGCGCACCCTCGCCAAAATGAACGCCTTTGACCTCGTGGTGACGGTAGGCTTGGGGTCCACTTTGGCGACGGTCATATTGAGCAAGGACGTCGCGTTGGTGGAAGGCGTGCTAACCTTTGCACTGCTGACACTGTTGCAGCTTGCCGTGGCTTTGAGTGCCCGACGCTACGTGCTCATTTCGCGTCTGGTAAAATCAAACCCCCGCATTCTTTTTTGCGATGGCCAATTCATCGAGCACGCACTGCGCGACGAGCGCGTCGTGCGAGGGGAAATTGAGGCGGCCGTTCGCGGCGCGGGAATAGGCGATCTGGCAGCTGTCGCCGCTGTCGTGCTTGAGACCGACGGAAGTTTCAGTGTCATCTCGAGGCGAAGCGCCGGCGCAAGGACCGCTCTGCCGCAGGGTGCTTCGGCATGA
- a CDS encoding DUF305 domain-containing protein has protein sequence MIATSTVVMFGLMYLNTHASGHVSFSQTRMWMALLVGAVVALIMIAFKWRMYKNRRANIAISLGAAVAFAMSLWLIRSQPTVDDLSYMRAMIPHHSIAIMTSERAKIRDPHVRLLADRIIDAQVREIAEMKREIARLEAAPTERDAPVLPSYRDRRSAPPSPETDERAGVDTLRPIH, from the coding sequence ATGATCGCGACGTCCACCGTCGTCATGTTCGGTCTCATGTACCTCAATACCCATGCATCGGGGCACGTGTCGTTTAGCCAGACCCGAATGTGGATGGCGCTCCTGGTGGGAGCAGTCGTGGCGCTGATCATGATCGCCTTCAAGTGGCGCATGTACAAAAATCGCCGGGCGAATATCGCCATCAGCCTGGGCGCTGCGGTAGCCTTCGCCATGTCGCTGTGGCTAATTCGCAGCCAGCCCACGGTCGACGACCTCAGCTATATGCGGGCGATGATCCCCCATCATTCAATCGCCATCATGACCAGCGAACGGGCAAAGATCCGGGACCCCCACGTTCGATTGCTGGCCGATCGGATCATTGATGCGCAGGTGCGGGAAATTGCCGAGATGAAGCGGGAAATCGCGAGGCTCGAGGCTGCTCCCACAGAACGCGATGCTCCCGTCCTGCCTTCATATCGCGACCGCCGAAGCGCCCCGCCGTCTCCTGAAACCGACGAGAGGGCCGGCGTCGATACCCTGCGACCTATCCACTAG
- a CDS encoding transglycosylase domain-containing protein: protein MQRNFLMRHAREVIGIVALVALAGVLAISTWVQFGPRLSLEEQPDIRPSLILLDAQGEPFARRGAYREAPVDAAQLPPLVVAAFLAIEDRRFNEHGGLDLRGIVRAAAANFLTGEAAQGGSTITQQLAKIAFVGNDRSFGRKLREAIVALRLEHQYTKTQILSAYLNRAYFGDGTYGLGAAAMHYFGRAPQDLDLAQAAMLAGVVNAPSRLAPSRHLADAQARAELVLAAMAETGQLTRQEADRVVAAKPRPTLPFLSGGYFADWVAPQALAGATTGYGHMVVKTTLDSSLQRSAEAVVSKAIGQARNLGKDGQVALVAMRTDGSVVAMVGGRDYRTSQFNRAVQAERQPGSAFKLFVYLAALRNGADSETLVNDRPLTVAGWTPKNYSNRYAGPIPLTRAFAQSSNVAAVRLAEQVGREEVIQAAHDLGLRANIKPLPSIALGTSPTTLLELTGAYASVAAGSYPVRPIGMPADDAFQARTAMGYEERAALLGMLNAVVEGGTGTAARLPLPAFGKTGTTQDHRDAWFVGFSEDLVVGVWVGNDNEAPMKTVTGGGIPAKIWHDFMEVALSDQIAAAEARKAQAELRDTWPEEAAPWQDTEPEWWDLRRVLPPWGSWSL from the coding sequence TTGCAACGTAATTTTTTAATGCGTCATGCCCGGGAAGTCATTGGCATTGTTGCACTTGTGGCTTTAGCAGGAGTGCTGGCGATTTCGACTTGGGTACAGTTCGGTCCCAGGCTGTCCTTGGAAGAACAACCTGACATCCGGCCTTCACTGATCCTTCTGGATGCACAGGGAGAGCCATTCGCTCGAAGAGGTGCCTACCGCGAGGCCCCCGTCGACGCGGCGCAACTGCCGCCGCTCGTGGTGGCCGCCTTTTTAGCGATCGAGGACCGGCGGTTCAATGAACATGGCGGCCTGGACCTTCGCGGCATCGTGCGTGCGGCTGCGGCGAACTTCCTGACCGGCGAGGCGGCCCAGGGCGGGAGCACGATCACACAGCAATTGGCCAAGATCGCATTCGTGGGCAACGATCGCAGCTTTGGCCGCAAGCTGCGCGAGGCCATCGTCGCGTTGCGACTAGAGCATCAATACACAAAGACGCAAATTCTCTCGGCCTATCTCAATCGCGCCTATTTCGGCGATGGGACCTATGGCCTCGGCGCTGCCGCGATGCATTACTTCGGCAGAGCGCCGCAGGACCTTGACCTTGCTCAAGCGGCGATGCTGGCCGGGGTCGTCAACGCGCCTTCTCGACTTGCCCCGTCGCGTCATCTCGCAGATGCGCAGGCGCGCGCGGAGTTAGTTCTGGCAGCGATGGCCGAAACCGGTCAGTTGACCAGGCAGGAAGCGGACCGGGTCGTAGCGGCCAAGCCGCGACCGACGCTGCCGTTTCTGTCGGGCGGCTATTTTGCTGATTGGGTGGCTCCCCAAGCGCTCGCTGGCGCGACGACGGGCTACGGCCACATGGTCGTCAAGACCACGCTGGATAGCAGCCTCCAGAGATCCGCGGAGGCCGTGGTTTCAAAAGCGATCGGACAGGCCCGCAACCTTGGGAAGGATGGGCAGGTCGCCCTCGTCGCCATGCGCACCGATGGCTCTGTGGTGGCCATGGTCGGGGGCAGAGACTATCGCACCTCGCAGTTTAACCGGGCGGTCCAGGCAGAGCGTCAGCCGGGCTCTGCCTTCAAACTGTTCGTATATCTCGCTGCGCTTCGAAACGGTGCCGACAGCGAAACGCTCGTCAACGACCGGCCGCTGACAGTCGCAGGCTGGACGCCCAAAAACTATTCCAACCGGTACGCGGGTCCAATCCCCCTCACCCGCGCTTTTGCTCAATCGAGCAACGTCGCCGCGGTGCGCTTGGCGGAACAGGTAGGCCGTGAAGAGGTCATCCAGGCAGCGCATGATCTTGGCCTGCGCGCCAACATCAAGCCTTTGCCGAGCATTGCCTTGGGGACCTCACCAACCACGCTGCTCGAACTTACTGGAGCCTACGCCAGCGTTGCCGCGGGGTCCTACCCGGTAAGGCCCATTGGGATGCCGGCTGACGATGCTTTCCAGGCACGGACGGCAATGGGTTACGAAGAGCGCGCGGCGCTGCTCGGCATGTTAAATGCCGTCGTAGAGGGCGGCACCGGAACCGCGGCAAGGTTGCCGCTTCCGGCTTTCGGCAAAACGGGGACCACCCAGGATCACCGAGACGCATGGTTCGTCGGCTTTTCTGAAGATCTGGTCGTGGGCGTCTGGGTCGGAAACGACAATGAAGCCCCGATGAAGACCGTGACGGGCGGGGGCATACCGGCCAAAATCTGGCATGACTTTATGGAGGTTGCCCTGAGCGATCAGATCGCCGCGGCCGAGGCTCGCAAGGCCCAAGCGGAACTGCGGGACACCTGGCCAGAGGAAGCCGCTCCGTGGCAAGATACGGAGCCGGAATGGTGGGACCTTCGCCGAGTGCTACCGCCGTGGGGAAGTTGGTCGTTGTAG
- a CDS encoding MgtC/SapB family protein encodes MEAGTFVPIHLAWSDVATRFTAAFLLSFALGMERFIHKRPIDFRPFIIIALASCALMIGIMELPFRVDDEQISIDPAKVVSGIMTGIGFLGAGALFHEKKNVQGTGSASAIWGAGVIGIVCGLGLIWLGLLLAISVTAILALSRPFTEEYAAKSKRDDDRGDDDHPDSKPAG; translated from the coding sequence ATGGAAGCCGGCACCTTTGTCCCTATTCACCTGGCGTGGAGCGATGTCGCGACGAGATTTACAGCGGCATTCCTGCTGTCGTTTGCCCTCGGTATGGAGCGCTTCATTCACAAGCGACCGATCGATTTCAGGCCATTCATAATCATAGCACTTGCCTCTTGCGCACTGATGATCGGTATCATGGAGCTTCCGTTTCGTGTCGACGACGAGCAGATCTCGATCGATCCAGCCAAAGTGGTGAGCGGCATCATGACCGGGATAGGCTTCCTCGGGGCCGGTGCGCTCTTTCACGAGAAGAAAAACGTTCAAGGCACAGGCTCCGCATCGGCGATTTGGGGTGCAGGCGTCATCGGCATCGTCTGCGGACTTGGTCTTATCTGGCTCGGCCTACTGCTGGCGATCAGCGTCACAGCGATCCTTGCTCTGAGCCGCCCTTTCACCGAGGAATATGCCGCAAAGTCCAAGCGGGACGATGATCGAGGGGATGATGATCATCCGGACAGCAAGCCTGCGGGATGA
- a CDS encoding chloride channel protein, translating into MFGGVIRALFAKTMLVAGTSTWRPLTWLRAHPLLRAGLCGCIVAGLGMTTGLAWGTGYQTGNAVIAGMGVPAWFGAAKFLSTLATAISGVPGGIFAPSLSVGAGLGDMRRSVFPDYPPGAIVLLGMVAYFTGVVRAPLTAVIIISEPRQVAASCCNFSAQPLLRISQRSSSIASVSSIAVFAICRAGEGTVAGPRIVPSASQTRRLVRAI; encoded by the coding sequence ATGTTCGGAGGCGTGATTCGAGCGCTTTTTGCCAAAACCATGCTTGTCGCCGGGACATCGACCTGGCGTCCGTTAACGTGGCTGCGCGCGCACCCGCTTCTTCGCGCAGGGCTGTGCGGCTGCATCGTCGCAGGGCTGGGCATGACGACCGGACTCGCCTGGGGTACCGGATATCAGACCGGCAACGCCGTCATCGCGGGAATGGGCGTACCGGCGTGGTTTGGCGCTGCCAAGTTCCTCTCGACTCTTGCCACCGCCATATCGGGTGTGCCGGGCGGCATATTCGCCCCTTCGCTCTCGGTCGGCGCGGGTCTTGGCGACATGCGGCGTAGCGTCTTTCCTGACTATCCTCCCGGCGCGATCGTGCTTCTGGGGATGGTCGCCTACTTCACGGGGGTCGTGCGCGCGCCACTGACCGCGGTCATCATCATTTCCGAACCACGGCAAGTCGCGGCCTCATGCTGCAACTTTTCGGCGCAGCCCTTATTGCGGATCTCTCAGCGCAGTTCGTCAATCGCTAGCGTCTCTTCCATCGCTGTCTTTGCGATTTGCCGCGCAGGAGAAGGAACGGTAGCCGGGCCTCGCATCGTTCCCTCAGCTTCACAAACTCGGCGATTAGTCCGAGCGATTTGA
- a CDS encoding glycine zipper 2TM domain-containing protein, whose amino-acid sequence MRTIMMVPIAAAISLAGCVGDGGSRYGVNSSYSGYDYNRPDPAYGGYDAGRYYRDDRRYRERRLSRNDRVYRGQDGRYYCRRNDGTTGLIVGGVAGGVLGNIIAPGGSEVLGTVLGAAGGALAGRAIERDGVKCR is encoded by the coding sequence ATGCGAACTATAATGATGGTGCCGATTGCTGCCGCCATTTCACTTGCAGGCTGTGTCGGCGATGGCGGTTCTCGTTATGGCGTCAATTCAAGCTACAGCGGTTATGACTATAACAGGCCCGATCCCGCCTATGGCGGTTACGATGCTGGCCGGTATTACCGCGACGATCGCCGCTATCGCGAGCGCCGCCTGTCCCGCAACGATCGGGTCTACCGCGGGCAGGATGGTCGCTACTATTGCCGACGGAATGACGGAACGACCGGACTCATCGTTGGCGGGGTCGCCGGAGGTGTCCTCGGCAACATCATCGCGCCCGGTGGGTCTGAAGTGCTTGGCACCGTCCTAGGCGCTGCCGGCGGAGCTCTGGCCGGTCGGGCAATCGAGCGTGACGGCGTGAAGTGCCGGTAA
- a CDS encoding MgtC/SapB family protein, whose protein sequence is MQLGRGENSRMDALRIIEGGRRVRGNDCRRAHVTSGLKVHNLTTAVHMWLAAMIGIACGAAQWPLVAVAVLVAVVMLTLHRVAEKRWLEPDARDRSDKDN, encoded by the coding sequence ATGCAGCTCGGCCGGGGCGAGAACTCGCGCATGGACGCGCTGCGCATAATAGAGGGGGGCAGGCGCGTTCGTGGGAATGATTGCCGCCGGGCTCACGTCACGAGCGGACTGAAGGTGCACAACCTCACGACAGCGGTCCACATGTGGCTGGCCGCGATGATCGGTATCGCCTGCGGCGCCGCACAGTGGCCGCTTGTAGCGGTTGCCGTCCTTGTCGCCGTGGTGATGCTGACGCTGCATCGCGTTGCCGAGAAACGGTGGCTCGAGCCCGATGCTCGCGACCGGTCAGACAAGGATAATTGA
- a CDS encoding GNAT family N-acetyltransferase: MAISSPEPLTASHDTSGFSCGKVSLDRWLQTRALSNQQKGFTAVMVVHDGGRVIGYYGLAPTSILPLRLPRSIRTGQPPDPVPCLLLGQLATDQRWTRKGIGSGLLKHALERCVTASGLIGGPALVVNAVDDGAAAFWRGWGFLPSKDDPLTLFRSISNIAASLGVSQQ, from the coding sequence TTGGCGATCTCAAGTCCAGAGCCGTTGACGGCTAGTCATGACACATCCGGTTTCTCCTGCGGCAAAGTCTCCCTGGACCGGTGGCTTCAGACACGTGCCCTCTCGAACCAGCAGAAAGGTTTTACCGCAGTCATGGTCGTGCACGATGGCGGCCGTGTCATCGGGTACTATGGGCTTGCGCCAACCTCGATCTTACCGCTCCGACTACCCCGGTCGATCCGCACCGGCCAGCCGCCCGATCCGGTTCCGTGCCTGTTGCTCGGGCAACTCGCCACGGATCAACGATGGACCCGCAAGGGCATCGGCAGCGGCTTACTCAAGCATGCCCTTGAGCGCTGCGTCACTGCCTCTGGGCTCATTGGCGGACCGGCGCTGGTAGTCAACGCAGTGGACGACGGCGCAGCGGCATTCTGGCGGGGATGGGGTTTCCTGCCGTCCAAGGATGATCCGCTCACTCTGTTCCGGTCGATTTCGAACATCGCCGCTTCGCTTGGCGTGTCGCAGCAGTGA
- a CDS encoding DUF1778 domain-containing protein, producing the protein MPQPVQRKEHPLSIRLPDADIAIIDRAARLRGRSRTDFMRDAAVRAAEDVLMETTPIRMSPEGFDAFMAAVSGPAVPVPEIVELFRRAAPWEADSPTTGE; encoded by the coding sequence ATGCCGCAACCAGTGCAACGCAAAGAGCATCCGCTGTCGATCAGACTGCCGGACGCTGACATAGCTATCATCGATCGCGCGGCCAGGCTGCGCGGGCGTTCGCGCACCGACTTCATGCGCGATGCCGCCGTGCGGGCGGCCGAGGATGTGCTGATGGAAACGACGCCGATCCGAATGAGCCCAGAAGGGTTCGATGCATTCATGGCGGCCGTGTCCGGCCCTGCAGTCCCCGTTCCCGAAATTGTGGAACTGTTCCGCCGTGCCGCGCCCTGGGAGGCCGACAGCCCTACGACCGGGGAGTAA
- a CDS encoding fasciclin domain-containing protein produces MPSIRLTLLAGAIAIATVSGAAIAANPMVGGAAMYPTKTIVDNAVNSKDHTTLVAAVKAADLVGTLSGPGPFTVFAPTNAAFAKLPAGTVDTLVKPENKAMLTGILTYHVVPGRITAQMIAANARAHHGTATYATVQGENLTFSRSGTGWMIMDGKGHHGMITIANVMQSNGVILVIDTVMMP; encoded by the coding sequence ATGCCTTCAATCCGTCTTACCCTTCTCGCCGGCGCCATTGCCATTGCAACGGTCAGCGGCGCGGCCATTGCCGCCAATCCGATGGTCGGGGGCGCCGCCATGTACCCGACGAAGACGATCGTCGACAATGCGGTCAACTCCAAGGATCACACGACCCTCGTCGCCGCAGTCAAAGCCGCGGACCTCGTCGGTACGCTGTCAGGGCCGGGACCCTTCACCGTCTTCGCTCCGACCAATGCAGCCTTCGCCAAGCTCCCGGCTGGCACGGTGGATACTTTGGTCAAGCCCGAGAACAAGGCGATGCTGACCGGCATTCTGACGTATCACGTGGTTCCCGGCCGGATCACCGCGCAAATGATCGCCGCGAACGCGCGTGCTCATCACGGGACGGCGACCTACGCTACTGTTCAAGGTGAGAACCTGACCTTCTCGCGCTCCGGCACCGGCTGGATGATCATGGACGGCAAGGGCCATCACGGCATGATCACGATTGCCAACGTCATGCAATCGAACGGCGTAATACTCGTCATCGATACCGTGATGATGCCGTAA
- a CDS encoding DUF1109 domain-containing protein translates to MNTDSLIEQLSKDLKPVPRRAVGRRLLLGLLIGGGVAALLVAAVLGFRSDLGLAMRGINFWMKWAYTISLGASAIAAVARLARPEPVALRAFWPVAVPFILLAGIAMAEMAHVPRADWLAMWLGHSWTKCPWLVLMLAVPIFVGLLWSFRRFAPTRLRATGAAAGLAAGAWAATLYCLHCPEVSALFVLTWYSLGILLAAAIGAIVGPRFLRW, encoded by the coding sequence ATGAATACCGACTCCCTGATCGAACAACTGTCGAAGGATCTGAAACCGGTGCCGCGGCGCGCCGTGGGGCGCCGGCTGTTGCTCGGCCTGCTGATCGGCGGCGGCGTTGCCGCCCTGCTGGTTGCTGCAGTGCTGGGTTTCCGTAGCGATCTTGGCCTGGCGATGCGCGGCATCAACTTCTGGATGAAGTGGGCCTACACGATCTCCCTGGGAGCGAGCGCGATCGCGGCGGTGGCGCGTCTCGCCCGGCCCGAACCCGTCGCCCTTCGCGCCTTCTGGCCGGTCGCCGTTCCCTTCATTTTGCTCGCGGGCATAGCTATGGCCGAAATGGCGCATGTCCCGCGGGCCGATTGGCTCGCCATGTGGCTCGGCCACTCCTGGACCAAGTGCCCCTGGCTCGTCCTCATGCTTGCCGTGCCGATATTCGTGGGTCTCTTGTGGTCGTTCCGACGCTTCGCGCCGACCCGCTTGCGCGCCACCGGCGCCGCGGCCGGGCTCGCCGCAGGAGCCTGGGCCGCAACGCTCTACTGCCTCCATTGCCCTGAGGTATCGGCCCTGTTCGTGCTCACCTGGTATTCGCTGGGGATCCTGCTTGCAGCTGCAATTGGCGCTATCGTCGGCCCTCGCTTCCTACGCTGGTGA
- a CDS encoding sigma-70 family RNA polymerase sigma factor has protein sequence MQPGEDQLKTWMTEGLDGNAASHAALLRALVSLLRAFYRRRVADSDVIEDLVQETLIAVHTRRMSFDRDRPFLAWLFSIARYRMIDHFRRTKQTCPIEVVEDLLFFEGFEDEVSASIDVDRLLATLPEKQADAIHRTRIMGQSTSEAASRAGIGESDVKVSVHRGLKSLAARIRGERP, from the coding sequence ATGCAGCCGGGCGAAGATCAGCTCAAGACCTGGATGACCGAGGGCCTCGACGGTAATGCTGCTTCGCATGCGGCATTGCTGCGGGCGCTGGTTTCCTTGCTGCGCGCCTTTTACCGGCGGCGCGTCGCCGACAGTGACGTCATAGAGGATCTCGTGCAGGAAACGCTGATCGCCGTTCATACCCGCCGCATGAGCTTCGACCGGGATCGGCCTTTCCTGGCATGGCTGTTTTCGATCGCACGCTACAGGATGATCGATCACTTTCGCCGGACAAAGCAGACCTGCCCCATCGAAGTGGTAGAGGACCTCTTATTTTTCGAAGGGTTCGAGGACGAGGTGAGCGCGTCGATCGACGTCGATCGCCTGCTCGCGACGCTCCCGGAAAAGCAGGCCGATGCGATCCACCGGACGCGGATAATGGGGCAGAGCACTTCCGAGGCCGCAAGCCGCGCTGGGATCGGCGAATCCGACGTCAAAGTCTCGGTTCACCGAGGTCTCAAATCTCTGGCAGCGCGCATTCGAGGGGAGCGTCCATGA